Proteins encoded within one genomic window of Anopheles gambiae chromosome 3, idAnoGambNW_F1_1, whole genome shotgun sequence:
- the LOC4577765 gene encoding peroxidase encodes MYAIVRKMKRRRVWMCLMVLLVLPSALIRNSVLAVCPLVASCDEGTAPYRTMDGSCNSLYSPLYGTPYQPYRRLLPAWYADGVSEPARMASGRPLPNARQLSMALFGEAEGRDGRNTIINMQFGQLVAHDMSFTADVFGVKCCPGGKRIPPDLLPPRCMPLEVPPDDPVLPPEDIQCMSMLRTKTTLEHPCVTNYGTAEQLSSVTAFLDLSIVYGNSHDQTASLREHRAGRMLVEHRHGQDWPPPNPNASHLCQMRHETDVCYLTGDLRSNQSPHLAILQIAHLLEHNRLASELARLNPCWDEERLFQEARRINIAKYQSIVFNDWLPMYLGRANMLQHGLLQDGTDADGFVRDYNPLEDATVSNAFGTAAFRYFHNMIVGQLGLYQESGTEQSLLSDSVRLSDWLRRPGVLEQSNNRELLTRGMTSQPHDAANDQLTPEAKHFLFRNANPYGADLKAIDIHRARDHGLARYNDFRELCGLGRATRWEDLYGEIPRATVDRLARWYDTVDDVELAVAGALENHREAGATVGPTFLCILLEQFRRTRTGDRFFFENGVGAGFDASQLGELRKATIARLLCDNTEGLRRMQPNAFLLPEADGGNAPAACDELPEVLLEPWRGR; translated from the exons ATGTATGCAATCGTGCGGAAAATGAAGCGCAGGCGAGTTTGGATGTGTTtaatggtgctgctggtgttgccaAGCGCATTGATCCGCAACTCGGTGCTGGCCGTTTGTCCGCTGGTTGCATCGTGTGATGAGGGTACGGCACCGTACCGCACGATGGACGGTTCGTGCAACAGTCTGTACAGTCCGCTGTACGGGACACCGTaccagccgtaccggcgactACTGCCGGCCTGGTACGCGGACGGTGTGTCGGAACCGGCCCGTATGGCCTCGGGCCGACCATTACCCAACGCTCGGCAGCTTTCAATGGCACTGTTCGGCGAGGCGGAAGGTCGGGACGGGCGCAACACCATCATTAACATGCAGTTCGGGCAGCTGGTGGCGCATGACATGAGTTTTACCGCGGATG TGTTCGGAGTAAAGTGTTGCCCTGGCGGTAAACGAATTCCACCGGACCTGCTACCGCCCCGCTGCATGCCGCTTGAAGTACCGCCGGACGACCCAGTACTACCCCCCGAGGACATCCAATGCATGAGTATGTTACGCACCAAAACCACCCTCGAGCATCCGTGCGTGACAAACTACGGCACCGCCGAGCAGCTTTCCTCCGTAACGGCCTTTCTGGACCTTTCCATCGTGTACGGTAACAGCCACGACCAGACGGCCAGCCTGCGGGAACATCGTGCGGGGCGAATGTTGGTCGAGCATCGGCACGGTCAAGACTGGCCACCGCCCAACCCGAACGCCAGCCACCTCTGCCAGATGCGGCACGAGACGGACGTGTGCTATCTGACCGGCGACTTGCGCTCCAACCAGAGCCCCCATCTGGCCATCCTGCAGATAGCGCACCTGCTCGAGCACAACCGGTTGGCAAGCGAGCTGGCTCGGCTCAATCCCTGCTGGGACGAGGAGCGCCTGTTTCAGGAGGCACGCCGTATCAACATCGCCAAATACCAGTCGATCGTGTTCAACGATTGGCTGCCGATGTACCTGGGCCGTGCGAACATGCTGCAGCACGGCCTGCTGCAGGACGGTACTGATGCGGACGGGTTCGTCCGGGACTACAACCCCCTGGAGGATGCGACCGTAAGCAATGCGTTCGGTACCGCTGCCTTTCGGTACTTTCACAACATGATTGTGGGCCAGCTTGG GCTGTACCAAGAATCCGGGACGGAGCAATCCctcctgtccgattccgttcGCCTTTCGGACTGGCTGCGGCGTCCGGGCGTCCTGGAGCAGAGCAACAATCGGGAGCTGCTGACGCGGGGCATGACCAGCCAGCCGCACGACGCTGCCAACGACCAGCTGACGCCCGAGGCCAAACACTTTCTCTTCCGGAACGCGAACCCTTACGGTGCCGATCTGAAGGCGATCGATATACACCGGGCCCGGGACCATGGACTTGCCCGCTATAACGACTTCCGGGAGCTGTGTGGACTGGGGCGCGCTACCCGATGGGAGGATCTGTATGGTGAAATTCCACGCGCTACAGTTGACCGGTTGGCCCGCTGGTACGACACGGTGGACGATGTGGAGCTGGCGGTGGCCGGAGCGCTGGAAAATCATCGGGAGGCTGGTGCAACCGTTGGACCAACGTTCCTGTGCATCCTGCTCGAGCAGTTCCGGCGTACGCGGACGGGCGATAGGTTCTTCTTTGAAAATGGTGTTGGCGCTGGGTTTGACGCTAGCCAGCTGGGTGAGCTGCGGAAAGCGACAATCGCACGGTTGCTGTGCGACAACACGGAAGGGCTCAGGAGGATGCAACCGAACGCGTTCCTGCTGCCGGAGGCGGATGGAGGCAACGCGCCGGCAGCTTGCGACGAGCTGCCGGAGGTATTGCTGGAACCGTGGCGTGGACGATAG